From Micromonospora rhizosphaerae, the proteins below share one genomic window:
- a CDS encoding sensor histidine kinase, giving the protein MTDRLRAWARGRPATTDAIFALVLVLVDVAFLLLTPREFRSGQLPAALGWSLLCAAPVALRRIAPWPAVGAAVATLAVPALLGHAPTTQALTFVVLTYTMAADHPLRSATGAAVLLWAPVALANTIAPLDGVLDLGPGYLVLNNLLTASVAYAVGRAVHARRQSTRALRERARVAEETQRSLAEQAVADERRRIARELHDVVAHHVSVMGVLATGARRVLPRDPDAADEAIATIEDTSRATLRELRRLLDVLRTDAEAAADLAPQPGLAGIEALVEQVREAGLPVTLRVDGTPGPMEEGVALTIYRIVQEALTNALKHAGAATALVRLTVDGGFLTVEVTDTGRGPNPRPDRVGHGLVGMRERVALYGGTLRTGPRPGGGFRVYARIPVEPVGAVPA; this is encoded by the coding sequence ATGACCGATCGCCTGAGGGCCTGGGCACGCGGCCGACCGGCGACCACCGATGCCATCTTCGCGCTCGTCCTGGTGCTGGTGGACGTCGCGTTCCTGCTGCTCACCCCGCGGGAGTTCCGGTCCGGACAGCTGCCGGCCGCGCTGGGCTGGAGCCTGCTCTGCGCCGCGCCGGTGGCGCTGCGCCGGATCGCGCCGTGGCCGGCGGTGGGCGCCGCGGTGGCCACCCTGGCCGTGCCGGCGCTGCTCGGGCACGCCCCGACCACGCAGGCCCTGACCTTCGTCGTGCTCACCTACACGATGGCGGCGGACCACCCGCTGCGGTCGGCCACCGGGGCCGCGGTGCTGCTCTGGGCGCCGGTGGCGCTGGCCAACACGATCGCGCCGCTGGACGGGGTGCTCGACCTGGGCCCCGGCTACCTGGTGCTGAACAACCTGCTCACCGCGTCGGTGGCGTACGCGGTGGGTCGGGCGGTGCACGCGCGGCGCCAGTCGACGCGGGCGCTACGCGAGCGGGCCCGGGTCGCCGAGGAGACTCAGCGCTCCCTCGCCGAGCAGGCGGTCGCCGACGAGCGTCGCCGCATCGCCCGGGAGCTGCACGACGTGGTGGCCCACCACGTCAGCGTGATGGGGGTGCTGGCCACCGGCGCCCGCCGGGTGCTGCCCCGGGACCCGGACGCCGCCGACGAGGCGATCGCCACCATCGAGGACACCAGCCGGGCGACCCTGCGGGAGCTGCGCCGGCTGCTGGACGTGCTGCGCACGGACGCGGAGGCGGCCGCCGACCTCGCCCCGCAGCCGGGTCTGGCGGGCATCGAGGCGCTGGTCGAGCAGGTCCGGGAGGCCGGCCTGCCGGTGACCCTGCGGGTCGACGGCACGCCCGGGCCGATGGAGGAGGGCGTGGCGCTGACCATCTACCGGATCGTGCAGGAGGCGCTGACGAACGCGCTCAAGCACGCCGGCGCGGCGACCGCGCTGGTGCGGCTCACCGTCGACGGCGGGTTCCTGACGGTGGAGGTCACCGACACCGGGCGCGGCCCGAATCCCCGACCCGACCGCGTCGGGCACGGACTGGTCGGCATGCGCGAGCGGGTCGCCCTCTACGGTGGGACCCTGCGGACCGGTCCGCGGCCGGGCGGCGGCTTCCGGGTGTACGCGCGGATCCCGGTGGAGCCGGTCGGGGCGGTGCCCGCGTGA
- a CDS encoding M50 family metallopeptidase yields the protein MEQTSRPPRRPGRRLSLTVGRVFGVPLHLDASMVLLTLLVTVLYAEFARRQLALGHLGGWLIGVGFVVSLLGSVLLHELGHALTARRYGIGVRGITLEVLGGYTEMDRDAPSPRIDLLVSLAGPAVSAVLGAVAVAATLALPDGTLVDQLAFQLAVSNVVVASFNILPGLPLDGGRALRAAVWALTRDRHRGTEVAGWVGRAVAVGTVALVVLLTLRRALAPLALPLMLLVALTLWRGAGQSIRMARISRRFPLIDLARLARPVLPVPSGTPLAEAQRRRAEGPAPDAALTVVDSVGRPVALVDPARVDAVPPERRPWLAVDAVSRSLDTLPALPVGADGERVMETVQTHPGAQYVVTAGEDVVGVLHIADLAQLLEPKRKMNT from the coding sequence GTGGAGCAGACGTCCCGACCACCGCGCCGGCCCGGACGGCGCCTGAGTCTGACCGTGGGTCGGGTGTTCGGGGTGCCGCTGCACCTGGACGCGTCGATGGTGCTGCTCACCCTGCTGGTGACCGTCCTGTACGCCGAGTTCGCCCGCCGCCAGCTCGCGCTCGGCCACCTCGGCGGATGGCTGATCGGCGTCGGCTTCGTGGTCTCGCTGCTCGGCTCGGTGCTGCTGCACGAGCTCGGCCACGCGTTGACCGCCCGCCGGTACGGCATCGGTGTGCGCGGGATCACCCTGGAGGTGCTCGGCGGGTACACGGAGATGGATCGCGACGCCCCCAGCCCCCGGATCGACCTGCTGGTCTCCCTGGCCGGGCCGGCCGTCTCCGCGGTGCTCGGCGCGGTCGCCGTCGCGGCCACCCTGGCCCTGCCCGACGGCACCCTGGTCGACCAGCTCGCCTTTCAACTGGCAGTGAGCAACGTCGTGGTCGCGAGCTTCAACATCCTGCCCGGGCTCCCGCTCGACGGCGGCCGGGCGCTGCGGGCGGCGGTCTGGGCGCTCACCCGCGACCGGCACCGGGGCACCGAGGTGGCCGGCTGGGTCGGTCGCGCCGTCGCCGTCGGCACCGTGGCCCTGGTCGTCCTGCTCACCCTGCGGCGGGCACTGGCGCCGCTCGCGCTGCCACTGATGCTGCTGGTCGCGCTCACCTTGTGGCGGGGCGCCGGCCAGTCGATCCGGATGGCCCGGATCAGTCGCCGCTTCCCGCTGATCGACCTGGCCCGGCTGGCCCGCCCGGTGCTGCCCGTGCCCAGCGGCACCCCGCTGGCCGAGGCCCAGCGCCGCCGCGCCGAGGGCCCGGCGCCGGACGCCGCGCTCACCGTCGTCGACTCCGTCGGCCGTCCGGTCGCCCTGGTCGACCCGGCGCGGGTCGACGCCGTACCCCCGGAACGCCGGCCGTGGCTTGCGGTGGACGCGGTGTCCCGGTCCCTGGACACGCTGCCCGCCCTGCCGGTCGGCGCCGACGGCGAGCGGGTGATGGAGACCGTGCAGACCCACCCGGGCGCGCAGTACGTCGTGACGGCAGGCGAAGATGTCGTCGGCGTTCTGCACATCGCGGATCTGGCACAGCTCCTGGAACCCAAACGGAAGATGAATACGTGA
- a CDS encoding tRNA (adenine-N1)-methyltransferase has protein sequence MTAQPSAVPAGPANPALTPVHRGPFRPGDRVQLTDPKGRMHTVTLEPGKEFHTHRGILEHDTLIGLPDGSVVTTKGGGTSFLALRPLLSDYVLSMPRGAQVIYPKDAAQIVMMGDIFPGAKVLEAGAGSGALSCSLLRAVGAEGELHSFELRDDFAQIAKRNVEAFFNGPHPAWHLHVGDVAECQETGFDRIILDMLTPWEYLDMVERAIVPGGVLIGYVATTPQLSELVEALRERGGWTEPRAWESLVRDWHAEGLAVRPDHRMIAHTAFLVSARKLAPGVTAPPRRRKPSKGTEAYVQRRQALREAEAARQAAAAQAAGVEPAEPAGEPDQP, from the coding sequence GTGACCGCACAGCCCTCCGCCGTCCCGGCCGGCCCCGCCAACCCGGCGCTGACGCCCGTGCACCGCGGGCCGTTCCGCCCCGGCGACCGCGTGCAGCTGACCGACCCGAAGGGGCGGATGCACACCGTGACGCTGGAGCCCGGCAAGGAGTTCCACACCCACCGGGGCATCCTCGAGCACGACACGCTGATCGGTTTGCCCGACGGCAGCGTGGTGACCACCAAGGGGGGCGGCACATCGTTTCTGGCCCTGCGGCCGCTGCTGTCGGACTACGTGCTCTCCATGCCGCGCGGCGCCCAGGTGATCTACCCGAAGGACGCGGCGCAGATCGTCATGATGGGCGACATCTTCCCCGGTGCCAAGGTGCTGGAGGCCGGCGCCGGCTCCGGGGCGCTCTCCTGCTCCCTGCTGCGCGCCGTCGGCGCGGAGGGGGAGCTGCACTCCTTCGAACTGCGCGACGACTTCGCCCAGATCGCCAAGCGCAACGTCGAGGCGTTCTTCAACGGGCCGCACCCGGCCTGGCACCTGCACGTCGGCGACGTCGCCGAGTGCCAGGAGACCGGTTTCGACCGGATCATCCTGGACATGCTCACCCCGTGGGAGTACCTCGACATGGTCGAGCGGGCGATCGTGCCCGGCGGCGTCCTCATCGGGTACGTGGCCACCACCCCCCAGCTGTCCGAGCTGGTCGAGGCGCTGCGCGAGCGGGGCGGCTGGACCGAGCCGCGGGCCTGGGAGTCGCTGGTCCGCGACTGGCATGCCGAGGGGCTCGCCGTCCGCCCGGACCACCGCATGATCGCGCACACCGCATTCCTGGTCTCCGCGCGCAAGCTCGCCCCCGGGGTCACCGCGCCGCCGCGCCGGCGCAAGCCGAGCAAGGGCACCGAGGCGTACGTCCAGCGCCGGCAGGCGCTGCGGGAGGCGGAGGCGGCCCGGCAGGCGGCGGCCGCCCAGGCGGCCGGCGTCGAGCCGGCCGAACCGGCGGGGGAGCCGGACCAGCCGTGA
- a CDS encoding SCP2 sterol-binding domain-containing protein produces the protein MSETTREFFDALERHGHERVLKKTSGTIRFDLERDHEVDHWFVEIRAGVARVSRQNSDADTVIRADNVFFDRMVRGEAKPLPAWLRNEITTEGKFRFIVLLERLFAPPPGARHPRALAGDREGPR, from the coding sequence ATGTCGGAGACGACCAGAGAATTCTTTGACGCGCTCGAACGCCACGGCCACGAACGCGTGCTGAAAAAGACGAGCGGCACCATCCGCTTCGACCTCGAGCGCGACCACGAGGTCGACCACTGGTTCGTGGAGATCCGCGCGGGTGTGGCCCGGGTGTCGCGGCAGAACAGCGACGCCGACACGGTCATCCGTGCCGACAACGTCTTCTTCGACCGGATGGTTCGGGGCGAAGCCAAACCGCTCCCGGCGTGGCTGAGGAACGAGATAACGACCGAAGGAAAGTTTCGATTCATCGTCCTGCTGGAGCGGCTCTTCGCACCTCCGCCCGGCGCGCGACATCCGCGGGCCTTGGCCGGTGACCGTGAGGGGCCGAGATGA
- a CDS encoding response regulator, which translates to MTDGAASARPVRILLADDQPLLRTGFRMVLGTEDDLDIVAEAGDGLEAVELSRRLLPDVVLMDIRMPRMDGVAATRAIVDARLPVRVLILTTFDLDEYVVGALRAGASGFLAKDVPAEDLVTAIRTVAAGEAVVAPRILKRLLDRFADVLPDPAASRPKALSALTEREREVLVQVARGLSNAEIARALSVSETTIKTHVGHVLTKLGLRDRVQAVVLAYETGLVRPQR; encoded by the coding sequence ATGACGGACGGCGCGGCGTCGGCACGGCCGGTGCGGATCCTGCTCGCCGACGACCAGCCGCTGCTGCGTACCGGCTTCCGGATGGTGCTCGGCACCGAGGACGACCTGGACATCGTGGCCGAGGCCGGTGACGGCCTGGAGGCGGTGGAGCTGTCCCGGCGGCTGCTGCCGGACGTGGTGCTGATGGACATCCGGATGCCCCGGATGGATGGCGTCGCCGCCACCCGGGCGATCGTCGACGCCCGACTGCCGGTGCGGGTGCTGATCCTGACCACCTTCGACCTCGACGAGTACGTGGTCGGGGCGCTGCGGGCCGGGGCGAGCGGCTTCCTGGCCAAGGACGTGCCGGCCGAGGACCTGGTCACCGCGATCCGCACGGTCGCCGCCGGGGAGGCGGTGGTGGCCCCGCGGATCCTCAAGCGACTGCTGGACCGCTTCGCCGACGTACTGCCCGACCCGGCGGCGAGCCGACCGAAGGCGCTCAGCGCGCTGACCGAGCGGGAGCGGGAGGTGCTCGTGCAGGTCGCGCGAGGGCTGTCCAACGCCGAGATCGCCCGGGCGCTGTCGGTCAGCGAGACCACCATCAAGACGCACGTCGGGCACGTGCTGACCAAGCTCGGGCTGCGCGACCGGGTGCAGGCGGTCGTGCTGGCGTACGAGACGGGCCTGGTGCGCCCCCAGCGGTGA
- a CDS encoding ferredoxin, with translation MAEVATDQLQVWVDQDLCTGDGLCVQYAPEVFEFDIDGLAYVKGPDGELRLAPGSRVDVPEHLRLEVIDSAKECPGECIHVVRGSDGLEVAGPDAEED, from the coding sequence GTGGCGGAGGTCGCGACGGACCAGCTTCAGGTCTGGGTGGACCAGGATCTCTGCACGGGCGACGGGCTCTGCGTGCAGTACGCGCCGGAGGTCTTCGAGTTCGACATCGACGGCCTGGCGTACGTCAAGGGCCCCGACGGCGAGCTGCGGCTGGCGCCGGGCAGCCGGGTGGACGTGCCGGAGCACCTGCGCCTCGAGGTGATCGACTCGGCGAAGGAGTGCCCGGGCGAGTGCATCCACGTGGTGCGCGGCAGCGACGGCCTCGAGGTGGCCGGCCCGGACGCCGAGGAGGACTGA
- a CDS encoding RecB family exonuclease, with product MTAEPVIDAQDTLATAVVPPTVRASLSPSRAADFKTCPLLYRFRTIDRLPERPTVEQVRGTLVHAVLERLFDLPAPARTPQSAGDLVAPQWDRLVTEQPELAGLFAEGDEAAVAEFLRSAAALLEGYFAVEDPRRLEPAEREALISAVVDDELLIRGYLDRLDVAPDGALRVVDYKTGGAPREAFEARALFQLKFYALVLWRTRGVVPRVLRLLYLRDAEVCDYSPDADELLRFERTVVALWQAIEQATERQDFRPRPSRLCDWCSHQAHCPSFGGTPPPFPVTTTADPLRDARSRPAAPGADE from the coding sequence ATGACGGCGGAACCAGTGATCGACGCCCAGGACACCCTCGCCACGGCGGTGGTGCCGCCCACGGTCCGGGCGTCCCTGTCGCCGTCGCGGGCGGCGGATTTCAAGACCTGCCCGCTGCTCTACCGGTTCCGCACCATCGACCGGCTCCCCGAGCGACCCACGGTCGAGCAGGTTCGGGGCACCCTGGTGCACGCCGTGCTGGAGCGGCTGTTCGACCTGCCGGCGCCGGCCCGCACCCCGCAGTCCGCGGGCGACCTGGTGGCCCCGCAGTGGGACCGACTGGTCACCGAGCAGCCGGAACTCGCCGGCCTCTTCGCCGAGGGCGACGAGGCGGCCGTGGCGGAGTTCCTCCGCTCCGCCGCCGCGCTGCTCGAGGGCTACTTCGCGGTGGAGGACCCGCGCCGGTTGGAGCCGGCCGAGCGGGAGGCGCTGATCTCCGCGGTGGTCGACGACGAGCTGCTGATCCGGGGCTACCTGGACCGGCTCGACGTCGCGCCGGACGGGGCGCTGCGGGTGGTCGACTACAAGACCGGCGGGGCGCCGCGGGAGGCGTTCGAGGCGCGGGCGCTGTTCCAGCTCAAGTTCTACGCCCTGGTGCTGTGGCGGACCCGGGGCGTGGTGCCGCGGGTGCTGCGGCTGCTCTACCTGAGGGACGCCGAGGTCTGCGACTACAGCCCGGACGCGGACGAGCTGCTCCGGTTCGAGCGCACCGTGGTGGCCCTCTGGCAGGCGATCGAGCAGGCCACCGAGCGGCAGGACTTCCGTCCCCGGCCCAGCCGGCTCTGCGACTGGTGCAGCCACCAGGCGCACTGCCCGAGCTTCGGCGGCACCCCGCCGCCGTTCCCGGTGACCACGACCGCCGACCCGCTGCGCGACGCCCGGTCCCGGCCGGCGGCCCCGGGAGCGGACGAGTGA
- the arc gene encoding proteasome ATPase, whose amino-acid sequence MARSDDADSRAARWEKEAHDLSTQVAFLQEELALVRRKLTESPRHVRQLEERLAATQAQLARLTENNERLVSTLKEARAQIVTLKEEIDRLAQPPSGYGVFLAKHDDGTVDVFTGGRKLRVAVSPSLDVDELRRGQEVLLNDALNIVDAFGYERVGEVVMLKEVLVGPGSTVGDRALVVSHSDEERIVHLAETLIGAPLRAGDSLMIEPRSAYAYERIPKSEVEELVLEEVPDVDYTDIGGLHAQIEQIRDAVELPFLHADLFREHQLRPPKGILLYGPPGCGKTLIAKAVANSLAKKIAERRGEEKHTSYFLNIKGPELLNKYVGETERHIRLIFQRAREKAGEGTPVIVFFDEMDSVFRTRGSGVSSDVENTIVPQLLSEIDGVEGLENVIVIGASNREDMIDPAILRPGRLDVKIKIERPDAEAAKDIFSKYILSGLPLHPDDLTEHGGDPQATVAAMIDAVVLRMYSETEENRFLEVTYANGDKEVLYFKDFNSGAMIQNIVDRGKKMAIKEFLTSGRKGMRLQHLLDACVDEFRENEDLPNTTNPDDWARISGKKGERIVYIRTLVSGGKGAEAGRSIETANNTGQYL is encoded by the coding sequence GTGGCACGCAGCGACGACGCGGACTCGCGCGCCGCACGGTGGGAGAAGGAGGCCCACGATCTCTCCACGCAGGTCGCGTTCCTGCAAGAGGAACTCGCTCTGGTGCGGCGCAAGTTGACCGAAAGCCCCCGACACGTCCGGCAGCTCGAAGAGCGGCTGGCGGCCACCCAGGCACAGTTGGCGCGGCTGACCGAGAACAACGAACGGCTCGTGAGCACCCTCAAGGAGGCTCGCGCGCAGATCGTGACGCTGAAGGAAGAGATCGACCGCCTCGCGCAGCCGCCGAGTGGCTACGGCGTCTTCCTGGCGAAGCACGACGACGGCACGGTGGATGTCTTCACCGGTGGGCGCAAGCTCCGGGTCGCCGTCTCGCCCTCGCTGGACGTCGACGAGCTGCGGCGCGGCCAGGAGGTCCTGCTCAACGACGCGCTCAACATCGTCGACGCGTTCGGCTACGAGCGGGTCGGTGAGGTCGTGATGCTCAAGGAGGTGCTCGTCGGTCCCGGCAGCACCGTGGGTGACCGCGCGCTGGTGGTCTCCCACTCCGACGAGGAACGGATCGTGCACCTCGCCGAGACCCTGATCGGCGCGCCGCTCCGGGCCGGTGACTCGCTCATGATCGAGCCCCGCTCGGCGTACGCGTACGAGCGGATCCCGAAGAGCGAGGTCGAGGAGCTGGTCCTGGAGGAGGTGCCGGACGTCGACTACACCGACATCGGTGGCCTCCACGCGCAGATCGAGCAGATCCGGGACGCGGTGGAGCTGCCCTTCCTGCACGCCGACCTGTTCCGCGAGCACCAGCTCCGCCCGCCGAAGGGGATACTGCTCTACGGCCCGCCCGGCTGCGGCAAGACGCTGATCGCCAAGGCGGTGGCCAACTCCCTGGCCAAGAAGATCGCCGAGCGCCGGGGCGAGGAGAAGCACACCAGCTACTTCCTCAACATCAAGGGCCCCGAGCTGCTCAACAAGTACGTCGGCGAGACCGAGCGGCACATCCGGCTGATCTTCCAGCGGGCGCGGGAGAAGGCCGGCGAGGGCACTCCGGTGATCGTGTTCTTCGACGAGATGGACTCCGTCTTCCGCACCCGCGGTTCTGGCGTCTCCTCGGACGTGGAGAACACCATCGTTCCGCAGCTGCTCAGCGAGATCGACGGCGTGGAGGGGCTGGAGAACGTCATCGTCATCGGCGCCTCCAACCGGGAAGACATGATCGACCCGGCGATCCTGCGCCCAGGTCGGCTCGACGTGAAGATCAAGATCGAGCGGCCGGACGCGGAGGCGGCCAAGGACATCTTCTCGAAGTACATCCTCTCGGGGCTGCCGCTGCACCCGGACGACCTGACCGAGCACGGCGGCGACCCTCAGGCCACCGTGGCGGCGATGATCGACGCGGTCGTCCTGCGGATGTACTCGGAGACCGAGGAGAACCGCTTCCTCGAGGTCACCTACGCCAACGGTGACAAGGAAGTCCTCTACTTCAAGGACTTCAACTCCGGCGCGATGATCCAGAACATCGTCGACCGGGGCAAGAAGATGGCCATCAAGGAGTTCCTCACCTCCGGGCGTAAGGGGATGCGGCTGCAGCACCTGCTCGACGCCTGCGTCGACGAGTTCCGGGAGAACGAGGACCTGCCCAATACGACCAACCCGGACGACTGGGCCCGTATCTCCGGCAAGAAGGGCGAGCGGATCGTCTACATCCGTACGCTCGTCTCCGGCGGCAAGGGCGCGGAGGCCGGCAGGTCGATAGAGACCGCCAACAACACCGGTCAGTACCTGTAA
- a CDS encoding SCP2 sterol-binding domain-containing protein, which yields MSNPTANFFEDVGRRGHERLLEEASGTIRFDLERDHEVDRWFLVIKRGDVRVSREESRADCVICGSRATFDRIVSGRSHIYAAWVRNELRAEGDVRLARLIQRLMPGPPGAHHPREFARERRSPA from the coding sequence ATGTCAAATCCCACCGCGAACTTTTTCGAAGATGTCGGCCGCCGCGGCCACGAACGCCTTCTCGAGGAGGCCAGCGGCACGATCCGGTTCGACCTCGAACGCGACCACGAGGTCGACCGTTGGTTCCTGGTGATCAAACGCGGCGATGTCCGCGTCTCGCGGGAGGAGAGCCGGGCCGACTGCGTAATCTGTGGCAGCAGAGCGACCTTCGACCGGATCGTCAGTGGCAGGTCGCACATCTACGCGGCGTGGGTGCGTAACGAACTCAGGGCCGAGGGCGATGTGCGGCTGGCCCGCCTCATCCAGCGGCTCATGCCGGGGCCGCCCGGCGCGCACCACCCGCGGGAGTTCGCCCGTGAACGGAGATCACCGGCATGA
- a CDS encoding glycogen debranching N-terminal domain-containing protein translates to MKTDLIRILDGNIFVLSDGTGDIEAKPTVPCGFFSFDTRFLSVWRLTINGERVSALARDDPSYFEVRFFLVPGAPTHYVDAKVSVIRERSVAGSFEERLTVFNHSGEPADVTVRVDADCDFIPLIVVGQERTAPGRRYQRVEDGRLHLGYEREKFWRETVISTTEPAQVDEHGLTYHIRIGPHGQWTTALHVRGLVLRPDGQDVREHVYPGRRRRDKPRLQQDLEQWLGKAPQLMCDWQPLQRTYQRCLVDLAALRYSPLTLPAEAMPAAGLPWNATLTGRDPILTSLQALPYVPDLAVATLRMLGIDQGAVLDDFRDEEPGKILREFRYGELVAFEERPQCPYYGAADVTPLYVVLLDEYERWTGNAAIVHEFEDEARAALHWIDEYGDLMGDGYIWYQRRNEKNGLENQCWKESSNAICFRDGRLPSLPRATCELQGYAYDAKLRGARLARQFWNDPAYADRLERQAAELKERFNRDFWIADGEYYALALDGNGRQVDALSSNIGHLLWSGIVEESRAGKIAEHLLGSRLFSGWGVRTLAEGEGRYNPLGYHVGTVWPFDNAFIAWGLRRYGFTQEAGRIAEGIIEASRHFNGRLPEAFGGYDRELTRNPVGYPAANSPQSLATGAPLLLVRTLLGLEPYGEDLVSAPVLPERFGRIELLDIPGRWGRVDVIGSLDPGNDDAGQRSPR, encoded by the coding sequence ATGAAGACGGACCTCATCAGGATCCTCGACGGCAACATCTTCGTGTTGAGCGACGGCACTGGTGACATAGAAGCCAAGCCCACCGTCCCGTGCGGGTTCTTCTCGTTCGACACCCGCTTCCTTTCGGTGTGGCGGCTGACCATCAACGGTGAACGGGTGAGCGCGCTGGCCAGGGACGATCCCTCCTACTTCGAGGTGCGTTTCTTCCTGGTGCCGGGCGCTCCCACCCACTACGTCGACGCCAAGGTGTCGGTCATCCGGGAACGGTCGGTGGCCGGTAGCTTCGAGGAGCGGTTGACGGTTTTCAATCACTCGGGGGAACCGGCCGACGTGACCGTCCGGGTCGACGCGGACTGTGACTTCATCCCACTGATCGTGGTCGGACAGGAACGTACGGCGCCCGGTCGGCGGTACCAGCGCGTCGAGGACGGGCGCCTGCATCTCGGCTACGAGCGGGAAAAGTTCTGGCGCGAGACAGTGATCTCCACGACGGAGCCGGCGCAGGTCGATGAGCACGGGCTGACGTACCACATCCGGATTGGACCGCACGGGCAGTGGACGACGGCGCTGCACGTCCGGGGCCTGGTGCTGCGCCCGGATGGTCAGGACGTTCGTGAGCATGTCTATCCCGGCCGCCGTCGGCGAGACAAGCCGCGACTCCAGCAGGACCTGGAGCAGTGGCTCGGCAAGGCTCCGCAGCTGATGTGCGATTGGCAGCCACTGCAGCGGACGTACCAACGTTGTCTGGTCGATCTCGCCGCCCTGCGGTACTCGCCGCTGACCCTCCCGGCCGAGGCGATGCCCGCGGCGGGCCTCCCGTGGAACGCCACCCTCACCGGCCGCGACCCCATCCTCACCAGCCTGCAGGCGTTGCCGTACGTGCCGGATCTCGCCGTCGCCACCCTGCGCATGCTCGGTATCGACCAGGGAGCGGTGCTCGACGACTTCCGGGACGAGGAGCCGGGCAAGATCCTGCGCGAGTTCCGCTACGGGGAACTGGTGGCGTTCGAGGAGCGTCCACAGTGCCCGTACTACGGGGCCGCCGACGTCACCCCGCTGTACGTGGTCCTGCTCGACGAGTACGAGCGGTGGACCGGCAACGCCGCCATCGTGCATGAATTCGAGGACGAGGCGCGCGCGGCCCTGCACTGGATCGACGAGTACGGCGACCTCATGGGGGACGGCTATATCTGGTACCAACGCCGCAACGAGAAGAACGGGCTGGAGAACCAGTGCTGGAAGGAATCCAGCAACGCGATCTGCTTCCGTGACGGTAGGCTGCCGAGCCTGCCCCGGGCCACCTGTGAGCTGCAGGGCTACGCCTACGACGCGAAGCTCCGCGGCGCCCGCCTGGCCCGCCAGTTCTGGAACGACCCGGCGTACGCGGACCGGCTGGAGCGGCAGGCGGCCGAACTCAAGGAGCGGTTCAACCGCGACTTCTGGATCGCCGACGGCGAGTACTACGCCCTCGCCCTCGACGGCAACGGCCGCCAGGTCGACGCCCTCTCCTCCAACATCGGGCACCTGCTCTGGAGCGGCATCGTCGAGGAATCCCGGGCCGGGAAGATCGCCGAACACCTGCTCGGCTCCCGACTGTTCTCCGGCTGGGGCGTACGCACCCTGGCCGAGGGGGAAGGACGGTACAACCCGCTCGGCTACCACGTCGGCACCGTCTGGCCGTTCGACAACGCGTTCATCGCCTGGGGCCTGCGCCGCTACGGCTTCACCCAGGAGGCAGGACGCATCGCCGAGGGCATCATCGAGGCGTCCCGGCATTTCAACGGACGCCTGCCGGAGGCCTTCGGCGGCTACGACCGCGAGCTGACCCGGAATCCCGTCGGATACCCGGCAGCGAACAGCCCGCAGTCCCTGGCCACCGGAGCACCGCTGCTGCTGGTGCGCACCCTGCTCGGCCTCGAACCGTACGGTGAGGATCTGGTGTCCGCGCCGGTGCTGCCCGAGCGGTTCGGCCGCATTGAACTGCTCGACATTCCGGGGCGGTGGGGCCGGGTCGACGTCATTGGAAGCCTGGACCCCGGAAACGACGATGCAGGGCAGCGGTCGCCACGCTGA